In a single window of the Cupriavidus sp. P-10 genome:
- a CDS encoding formylglycine-generating enzyme family protein, with protein sequence MAGILASAALSAGAASAAPAADPLLLAGILPKDTDEQYELSFWESIKNSNYAADYEAYLKQYPNGRFAVLAKARLERLKASAPPAKAQQPPPAAAAPPARPGTSAGGQVSRAPAASPPAARPATPPPTAAAPKAGTAAGGSVSVATPPPRAGEIRDCPACPALIALPAGNFTMGSNTSDPAEKPPHHVTISQPFAIGRFEVTVEQWNACVDAGGCQRVPTVAESAKNSPVRDVSWDDAQQYVAWLSKTTGKDYRLPTESEWEYAARGGTASAFWWGDQMRKGNANCKDCGDPWSNDAPAPVGSFAANPWGLHDVNGSVWEWVADCWHSTYKGAPADGRAWNENACGSRVIRGGSWREGASYMVSSTRFKYSPSVRQSQNGFRVARDMK encoded by the coding sequence ATGGCCGGGATTCTCGCCTCCGCTGCACTCTCCGCGGGTGCGGCGTCTGCAGCGCCCGCCGCGGACCCGCTGCTGCTGGCCGGCATCCTGCCCAAGGATACCGACGAGCAATACGAGCTCAGCTTCTGGGAATCGATCAAGAACAGCAACTACGCCGCCGACTATGAGGCTTACCTGAAGCAATACCCCAACGGGCGCTTCGCGGTGCTGGCCAAGGCACGGCTCGAGCGGCTGAAGGCGTCCGCGCCACCCGCCAAGGCGCAGCAGCCGCCGCCCGCAGCTGCGGCGCCGCCCGCACGCCCTGGCACGTCGGCCGGCGGACAGGTCTCGCGGGCGCCGGCTGCTTCGCCGCCCGCCGCACGCCCTGCCACGCCACCGCCAACCGCGGCAGCGCCCAAGGCAGGCACCGCCGCCGGTGGCTCGGTCAGCGTCGCAACCCCGCCACCGCGAGCCGGCGAAATCCGCGATTGCCCGGCCTGTCCGGCGCTGATTGCGCTGCCCGCAGGCAATTTCACCATGGGCAGCAACACCAGCGATCCGGCGGAGAAGCCGCCCCATCACGTCACCATCAGCCAGCCGTTCGCGATCGGCCGCTTTGAAGTCACGGTCGAGCAGTGGAATGCCTGTGTCGACGCAGGCGGCTGCCAGCGCGTGCCGACCGTCGCCGAAAGCGCAAAGAACTCGCCCGTGCGCGATGTCAGCTGGGACGATGCGCAACAGTATGTGGCGTGGCTCAGCAAGACCACTGGCAAGGACTACCGCCTGCCGACCGAATCGGAATGGGAGTACGCGGCGCGCGGCGGCACCGCCAGCGCGTTCTGGTGGGGCGACCAGATGCGCAAGGGCAACGCCAACTGCAAGGATTGCGGCGATCCGTGGAGCAATGATGCACCTGCGCCGGTGGGTTCGTTCGCCGCCAACCCGTGGGGCCTGCATGACGTCAACGGCAGCGTGTGGGAATGGGTGGCCGACTGCTGGCACAGCACGTACAAGGGCGCACCCGCCGACGGGCGCGCATGGAACGAGAACGCCTGCGGTTCGCGCGTGATACGCGGCGGCTCATGGCGTGAAGGGGCCAGCTACATGGTGTCTTCCACGCGCTTCAAGTACAGCCCGAGCGTGCGGCAGTCGCAGAACGGCTTCCGCGTCGCGCGCGACATGAAATAG